From the Primulina tabacum isolate GXHZ01 chromosome 3, ASM2559414v2, whole genome shotgun sequence genome, one window contains:
- the LOC142539345 gene encoding VAN3-binding protein-like, with the protein MYNNSTSKMDLLWADKGLAAEEVHLPESPRGPMEFLSRSWSSSAFQVSKALSPPNPPLTFHKLSIEKSSNVNAHGNSVIPENIAGEEQESGAKLSGNTFSFASSATSQLILDRIMSQSEISPLTSGRLSHSSGPLNGCLTEETDQSPPISPSDEYEDVVKYLRANNTLQPLFTGNRSGYNGGGGGVGSVNTPGGKTVGRWLKERREKKKEETRTRNAQLHAAVAVAGVAAAVAAIAAATAAASSKEKDELMAKTDMAVASAATLVAAQCMEAAENIGADRDHLMSAISSAVNVRSHGDISTLTAAAATALRGVATLKARALKEVWNVASAIPIEKGISLGTGTNSSSNNSGSYCEELVPEENFLAACNQELLARGSELLKRTRTGDLHWKIVSVYIHRSGNVMLKMKSKYVGKTITKKKKNVVLDVCKDIPAWPGRHLFEDGEQRRYFGLKTEGRGVVEFECKNARDYEMWTQGVSRLLSIVSERKRRNKKIAT; encoded by the exons ATGTACAACAACAGTACGAGCAAAATGGACTTGCTGTGGGCGGACAAGGGCCTGGCGGCCGAAGAAGTCCATCTGCCGGAAAGCCCCAGAGGTCCCATGGAGTTCCTCTCAAGATCCTGGAGCTCCTCCGCTTTCCAAGTTTCTAAAGCATTGTCCCCTCCAAATCCGCCATTGACGTTTCACAAGCTTTCCATTGAGAAAAGCAGTAATGTTAATGCACACGGTAACAGTGTCATACCGGAAAACATCGCCGGAGAAGAACAAGAATCCGGCGCCAAGCTCTCAGGAAACACCTTCTCTTTTGCTTCTTCTGCTACCTCTCAGCTCATACTCGACCGCATTATGTCCCAATCT GAAATATCACCGTTGACATCGGGCAGGCTTTCTCATAGCAGCGGACCTTTGAACGGTTGCCTGACGGAAGAAACTGATCAGAGCCCTCCAATATCTCCATCCGACGAGTACGAAGATGTAGTTAAG TACTTACGTGCCAACAACACGCTGCAACCGTTGTTCACGGGCAACCGCAGCGGCTACaacggtggtggtggaggtgtaGGTAGCGTTAACACCCCAGGTGGCAAGACGGTGGGAAGGTGGTTGAAGGAGAGGAGGGAGAAGAAGAAAGAAGAGACTCGAACCCGAAACGCGCAGCTCCATGCTGCTGTTGCTGTAGCTGGAGTGGCAGCGGCCGTGGCGGCAATAGCAGCAGCGACAGCAGCTGCGTCTTCTAAGGAAAAGGATGAGCTGATGGCGAAAACGGATATGGCGGTGGCTTCAGCCGCCACTCTGGTGGCTGCACAATGTATGGAGGCTGCGGAGAACATCGGAGCTGATCGTGATCACCTTATGTCCGCAATTAGTTCGGCTGTGAATGTCCGGTCACATGGCGATATATCAACCCTCACTGCTGCCGCAGCCACAG CTTTGCGGGGTGTAGCGACATTGAAAGCCAGGGCATTGAAAGAAGTATGGAACGTTGCATCAGCTATACCAATAGAAAAAGGGATCAGTTTAGGCACAGGGAccaacagcagcagcaacaaTTCTGGAAGCTACTGTGAGGAACTGGTACCTGAAGAGAATTTTCTTGCTGCTTGTAATCAAGAACTGCTGGCTCGAGGTAGCGAGCTTCTCAAAAGAACTCGTACTG GTGATCTTCATTGGAAGATCGTCTCAGTTTACATACATCGAAGTGGAAAT GTGATGCTGAAGATGAAGAGCAAATATGTAGGAAAGACCATCACTAAAAAGAAGAAGA ATGTGGTTTTAGATGTTTGTAAAGACATACCAGCATGGCCAGGGAGGCATCTGTTTGAGGACGGAGAGCAGAGACGATATTTTGGACTAAAGACGGAAGGACGTGGCGTTGTTGAATTCGAGTGCAAAAATGCAAGAGATTACGAGATGTGGACTCAAGGTGTCTCCCGGCTTCTGTCAATTGTGTCTGAAAGGAAAAGAAGGAATAAAAAAATAGCTACTTGA
- the LOC142539346 gene encoding serine/threonine-protein kinase Nek2-like, whose amino-acid sequence MDNYDILEQIGKGSFGSALLVRHKQEKKKYVLKKIRLARQTDRTRRSAHQEMELISKVQHPYVVEYKDSWVERGCFVCIVIGYCEGGDMAEAIKKANGVHFSEEKLCKWLVQLLMALDYLHTNHILHRDVKCSNIFLTKEQDIRLGDFGLAKVLTSDDLASSVVGTPSYMCPELLADIPYGSKSDIWSLGCCVYEMAARVPAFKAFDIQGLINKINKCIVSPLPTMYSGPFRGLVKSMLRKNPELRPSAADLLGHPHVRPYVLNVHLKASNPRRQTYPFHAPDANNVKKTRFQEHEVLKSEQRLSFGNNRALNPSISGNELNSPCSSRRTQNSLSHSNTKFSEVSVGNVGADKGITKPVSTRFSNATKTSRVNTARASANPRRQTSPLKISNPGSTRELLPVSHTPARKSSQISRRASLPFSARVIPPVSPYKHSVGFLHAVESPDVSVNAPRLDKMVDFPLASSEDPLLPIHRISSLSAQCSSTSPPYSADCSIMKDKCTVQLLDRALIRPRNAIRTLDVPHNESECSENNPTSGGRSSGSSSDFRQRRFDTSSYQQRAEALEGLLEFSAQLLQQERIDELQVLLKPFGPEKVSPRETAIWLTKSFKEKNAV is encoded by the exons ATGGACAACTATGATATACTGGAGCAGATTGGCAAAGGATCTTTTGGTTCTGCACTACTTGTCAGGCATAAACAAGAGAAAAAGAA GTATGTGTTGAAGAAAATTCGACTTGCTCGACAGACTGATAGAACCCGCAGATCTGCCCACCAGGAG ATGGAGCTTATTTCTAAAGTGCAGCATCCATATGTTGTGGAATACAAGGATTCCTGGGTGGAAAGG GGTTGCTTTGTTTGCATTGTAATTGGCTACTGTGAAGGAGGGGATAT gGCCGAGGCCATTAAAAAGGCAAATGGAGTTCATTTTTCGGAGGAG AAGCTTTGCAAGTGGTTGGTCCAACTATTGATGGCGCTTGATTACTTGCATACCAACCATATACTTCACCGTGATGTCAAG tgttcaaatatatttttgacaAAAGAGCAGGACATCCGCTTAG GGGATTTTGGGCTTGCAAAAGTATTGACATCTGATGATCTTGCTTCCTCC GTAGTGGGTACACCGAGCTACATGTGCCCAGAGCTTCTTGCGGATATACCTTATGGTTCCAAGTCAGACATTTGGTCTTTGG GATGTTGTGTGTATGAAATGGCTGCTCGAGTACCAGCATTTAAAGCCTTT GATATACAAGGTCTaatcaacaaaataaataaatgtataGTGTCTCCACTCCCGACAATGTATTCCGGTCCATT TCGAGGACTCGTCAAGAGTATGCTAAGGAAAAATCCAGAGCTCAGACCAAGT GCTGCAGATTTACTCGGGCATCCTCATGTTCGTCCCTATGTCCTAAATGTTCATTTGAAGGCAAGCAACCCCAGACGTCAAACTTATCCGTTTCATGCACCTGATGCAAATAATGTCAAGAAAACAAGATTCCAAGAACATGAAGTTCTTAAATCAGAACAACGGCTTTCATTTGGCAACAATAGGGCCTTGAATCCTAGTATATCTGGAAATGAACTAAATTCTCCATGTTCTTCTCGAAGAACTCAAAATTCCTTGAGTCATTCAAATACTAAATTTTCGGAAGTATCTGTCGGAAATGTTGGCGCAGACAAAGGGATTACAAAACCAGTGAGCACGAGGTTCTCTAATGCTACAAAAACATCTAGAGTGAATACAGCAAGAGCATCTGCCAATCCTAGAAGACAGACCAGTCCATTAAAGATATCAAATCCTGGTTCAACTCGTGAACTG CTTCCAGTCTCGCATACTCCAGCTAGAAAATCATCCCAAATATCACGAAGAGCCTCTCTTCCCTTCTCTGCAAGAGTTATCCCACCTGTATCCCCTTATAAACATAGTGTAGGTTTTCTCCATGCCGTAGAATCCCCGGACGTCTCTGTCAATGCTCCACGTCTCGATAAAATGGTCGACTTCCCTTTGGCTTCATCTGAAGATCCTCTATTACCCATTCACAGAATATCATCACTATCTGCTCAATGCTCTTCTACCTCTCCTCCGTACAGCGCCGACTGTTCAATTATGAAAGACAAGTGTACAGTTCAGTTACTCGACAGAGCCCTGATCCGGCCACGCAATGCTATACGCACTCTTGATGTTCCACATAATGAAAGTGAATGCTCAGAAAATAATCCCACTAGTGGAGGAAGGTCTAGTGGCTCGTCTTCCGATTTTCGCCAACGTAGGTTTGATACCTCATCATACCAGCAACGTGCCGAGGCCTTGGAGGGGCTACTTGAGTTCAGCGCCCAACTTTTGCAGCAAGAACGTATTGACGAGCTTCAAGTGCTGTTGAAACCATTCGGACCTGAGAAGGTTTCTCCTCGAGAAACCGCAATTTGGCTTACCAAGAGCTTCAAGGAGAAGAATGCAGTTTAA
- the LOC142539347 gene encoding serine/threonine-protein kinase Nek2-like, whose product MDNYDILEQIGKGSFGSALLVRHKQEKKKYVLKKIRLARQTDRTRRSAHQEMELISKVQHPYVVEYKDSWVERGCFVCIVIGYCEGGDMAEAIKKANGVHFSEEKLCKWLVQLLMALDYLHTNHILHRDVKCSNIFLTKEQDIRLGDFGLAKVLTSDDLASSVVGTPSYMCPELLADIPYGSKSDIWSLGCCVYEMAARVPAFKAFDIQGLINKINKCIVSPLPTMYSGPFRGLVKSMLRKNPELRPSAADLLGHPHVRPYVLNVHLKASNPRRQTYPFHAPDANNVKKTRFQEHEVLKSEQRLSFGNNRALNPSISGNELNSPCSSRRTQNSLSHSNTKFSEVSVGNVGADKGITKPVSTRFSNATKTSRVNTARASANPRRQTSPLKISNPGSTRELLPVSHTPARKSSQISRRASLPFSARVIPPVSPYKHSVGFLHAVESPDVSVNAPRLDKMVDFPLASSEDPLLPIHRISSLSAQCSSTSPPYSADCSIMKDKCTVQLLDRALIRPRNAIRTLDVPHNESECSENNPTSGGRSSGSSSDFHQRRFDTSSYQQRAEALEGLLEFSAQLLQQERIDELQVLLKPFGPEKVSPRETAIWLTKSFKEKNAV is encoded by the exons ATGGACAACTATGATATACTGGAGCAGATTGGCAAAGGATCTTTTGGTTCTGCACTACTTGTCAGGCATAAACAAGAGAAAAAGAA GTATGTGTTGAAGAAAATTCGACTTGCTCGACAGACTGATAGAACCCGCAGATCTGCCCACCAGGAG ATGGAGCTTATTTCTAAAGTGCAGCATCCATATGTTGTGGAATACAAGGATTCCTGGGTGGAAAGG GGTTGCTTTGTTTGCATTGTAATTGGCTACTGTGAAGGAGGGGATAT gGCCGAGGCCATTAAAAAGGCAAATGGAGTTCATTTTTCGGAGGAG AAGCTTTGCAAGTGGTTGGTCCAACTATTGATGGCGCTTGATTACTTGCATACCAACCATATACTTCACCGTGATGTCAAG tgttcaaatatatttttgacaAAAGAGCAGGACATCCGCTTAG GGGATTTTGGGCTTGCAAAAGTATTGACATCTGATGATCTTGCTTCCTCC GTAGTGGGTACACCGAGCTACATGTGCCCAGAGCTTCTTGCGGATATACCTTATGGTTCCAAGTCAGACATTTGGTCTTTGG GATGTTGTGTGTATGAAATGGCTGCTCGAGTACCAGCATTTAAAGCCTTT GATATACAAGGTCTaatcaacaaaataaataaatgtataGTGTCTCCACTCCCGACAATGTATTCCGGTCCATT TCGAGGACTCGTCAAGAGTATGCTAAGGAAAAATCCAGAGCTCAGACCAAGT GCTGCAGATTTACTCGGGCATCCTCATGTTCGTCCCTATGTCCTAAATGTTCATTTGAAGGCAAGCAACCCCAGACGTCAAACTTATCCGTTTCATGCACCTGATGCAAATAATGTCAAGAAAACAAGATTCCAAGAACATGAAGTTCTTAAATCAGAACAACGGCTTTCATTTGGCAACAATAGGGCCTTGAATCCTAGTATATCTGGAAATGAACTAAATTCTCCATGTTCTTCTCGAAGAACTCAAAATTCCTTGAGTCATTCAAATACTAAATTTTCGGAAGTATCTGTCGGAAATGTTGGCGCAGACAAAGGGATTACAAAACCAGTGAGCACGAGGTTCTCTAATGCTACAAAAACATCTAGAGTGAATACAGCAAGAGCATCTGCCAATCCTAGAAGACAGACCAGTCCATTAAAGATATCAAATCCTGGTTCAACTCGTGAACTG CTTCCAGTCTCGCATACTCCAGCTAGAAAATCATCCCAAATATCACGAAGAGCCTCTCTTCCCTTCTCTGCAAGAGTTATCCCACCTGTATCCCCTTATAAACATAGTGTAGGTTTTCTCCATGCCGTAGAATCCCCGGACGTCTCTGTCAATGCTCCACGTCTCGATAAAATGGTCGACTTCCCTTTGGCTTCATCTGAAGATCCTCTATTACCCATTCACAGAATATCATCACTATCTGCTCAATGCTCTTCTACCTCTCCTCCGTACAGCGCCGACTGTTCAATTATGAAAGACAAGTGTACAGTTCAGTTACTCGACAGAGCCCTGATCCGGCCACGCAATGCTATACGCACTCTTGATGTTCCACATAATGAAAGTGAATGCTCAGAAAATAATCCCACTAGTGGAGGAAGGTCTAGTGGCTCGTCTTCCGATTTTCACCAACGTAGGTTTGATACCTCATCATACCAGCAACGTGCCGAGGCCTTGGAGGGGCTACTTGAGTTCAGCGCCCAACTTTTGCAGCAAGAACGTATTGACGAGCTTCAAGTGCTGTTGAAACCATTCGGACCTGAGAAGGTTTCTCCTCGAGAAACCGCAATTTGGCTTACCAAGAGCTTCAAGGAGAAGAATGCAGTTTAA